Proteins encoded in a region of the Planococcus shixiaomingii genome:
- a CDS encoding universal stress protein, with amino-acid sequence MYQKILVAADGSEHSIRAAREAVKMAKANPDAVITLLYVIDYEKARSEILHGQSSDEVHFERRKHLLPLEEIFHSEGIAFETKILHGTPGPTIVQHANETGYDVVFIGSRGLNAFQEMVLGSVSHKVAKRVQAPVIIVK; translated from the coding sequence ATGTATCAGAAAATTCTTGTTGCAGCAGATGGTTCCGAGCATTCGATCAGAGCCGCCCGCGAAGCTGTGAAAATGGCAAAAGCGAATCCTGATGCTGTCATCACCCTTCTTTATGTCATCGATTATGAAAAAGCGCGCAGTGAAATTCTTCATGGCCAAAGCAGCGATGAAGTTCATTTTGAGCGCCGGAAGCATTTATTGCCGCTCGAAGAAATTTTCCACTCAGAAGGCATCGCGTTTGAAACCAAAATATTGCACGGCACTCCAGGGCCGACCATTGTCCAACATGCCAATGAAACCGGCTATGATGTAGTGTTCATCGGCAGCCGCGGATTGAATGCTTTTCAGGAAATGGTGCTCGGCAGCGTCAGCCACAAAGTGGCGAAGCGGGTTCAAGCGCCTGTCATTATTGTTAAATGA
- a CDS encoding potassium/proton antiporter: MIEFSTNGIILIGGIFLLAGVLMTKVSARAGVPSLVLFMIIGMFLGSDISGIIYFSNADIAQLVGVVALIFILFEGGLQASWKHIRPVLGGSLALATIGVVITTTIVAIAAYYILDINWIEAFLLGSIVGSTDAAAVFSVLAGQNIKSKISSTLEAESGTNDPMAMFLTIAFIHLIEAPDLSVGEMVGSFILEMGLGAIIGLGLGFFAVWAINHSNLDASGLYAVLSAGFAIFIYSFAATLHGSGLLAVYLAALVMGTRELTHSYSIVSFHEGVAWLMQILMFVMLGLLVFPSQLAEWDLIWRGLVLSLVLLLVARPIAVFVSTMFFNYSVKEKIFLSWAGLRGAVPIVLATFPLLAGVDNSFLFFNIVFFIVLTSALFQGSTIPYMAKKLSLNGRPQARRIHSLELVSMDRANAEMLEIELTAKSPFAGQLVQTIGLPKQTVISAIIRSGKLVMPTGKTKLKVGDVLYVLTEKKQVSKVKMVLGEEDIAN; this comes from the coding sequence ATGATAGAGTTTTCGACGAACGGCATTATTTTGATTGGCGGCATTTTCCTCTTAGCCGGTGTGTTGATGACGAAAGTTTCCGCTCGTGCCGGCGTCCCATCCCTCGTTCTCTTTATGATCATCGGCATGTTTTTAGGAAGTGACATATCCGGTATTATTTATTTTTCAAATGCAGATATTGCTCAGCTGGTCGGCGTGGTTGCCTTGATCTTCATTTTATTTGAAGGCGGCTTGCAGGCGAGCTGGAAACATATCCGGCCAGTGCTCGGCGGCTCCTTGGCTTTGGCAACAATTGGGGTAGTCATTACCACGACAATTGTTGCTATCGCCGCTTATTATATACTTGATATTAACTGGATTGAAGCTTTTTTGTTAGGCTCGATTGTGGGATCTACGGATGCGGCGGCTGTATTTTCCGTTTTGGCCGGCCAAAACATCAAATCGAAAATTTCATCTACTTTGGAAGCCGAATCCGGAACAAACGATCCAATGGCGATGTTTTTGACCATTGCCTTTATTCATTTGATCGAAGCGCCGGATTTATCGGTCGGGGAAATGGTAGGGAGTTTTATTTTGGAGATGGGGCTCGGCGCAATCATCGGGCTGGGATTAGGTTTTTTTGCGGTATGGGCCATCAACCACAGCAATTTGGACGCTTCGGGTTTGTATGCGGTGCTGTCCGCCGGTTTTGCCATCTTCATCTACAGCTTTGCTGCGACGCTCCACGGCAGCGGTTTGCTGGCTGTATACTTGGCGGCGCTTGTTATGGGAACTCGGGAACTGACACATAGCTACTCAATCGTCAGTTTTCACGAGGGCGTTGCCTGGCTTATGCAGATTCTCATGTTCGTCATGCTCGGGTTGCTTGTTTTTCCGAGCCAGCTGGCGGAATGGGATTTAATCTGGAGAGGACTTGTGTTGTCGCTTGTGCTGCTGCTTGTGGCACGGCCAATTGCTGTTTTTGTCTCGACTATGTTCTTCAATTACTCTGTGAAAGAAAAAATCTTTCTATCCTGGGCAGGGCTAAGGGGCGCCGTTCCGATTGTCCTTGCCACTTTTCCGCTGCTAGCAGGTGTGGACAACAGCTTTTTGTTCTTCAATATCGTATTTTTTATTGTCCTTACGTCGGCGTTGTTTCAAGGGTCAACGATTCCGTATATGGCAAAAAAATTATCGCTCAATGGCCGTCCGCAGGCGAGGCGCATCCATTCGCTGGAGCTGGTGTCGATGGATAGAGCCAATGCCGAGATGCTGGAAATCGAGCTGACTGCAAAATCCCCATTTGCCGGACAGCTTGTCCAGACCATTGGCTTGCCAAAGCAAACCGTCATCAGCGCCATTATTCGCTCCGGAAAACTGGTTATGCCGACGGGGAAAACAAAGCTGAAAGTGGGAGATGTTCTGTACGTTCTGACAGAGAAAAAACAAGTGTCCAAAGTGAAGATGGTGCTTGGAGAAGAAGATATAGCCAATTAA
- a CDS encoding fluoride efflux transporter FluC — MKRFLAVGFGGMIGALLRAWIYAVVPGGIGIWVVNLAGSFLIVLAAVRLAGKSAESRLFISTGLIGSFTTFSAFSGDWFHHLNQSLMQGLAFAICITAASVAAAALGLWIGRKGGPV, encoded by the coding sequence TTGAAACGATTTTTGGCAGTCGGCTTCGGCGGGATGATAGGCGCGTTGTTGAGGGCTTGGATTTATGCGGTGGTTCCTGGCGGGATTGGGATTTGGGTGGTTAATTTGGCCGGAAGCTTTTTGATCGTGTTAGCGGCTGTGCGGCTTGCCGGTAAATCAGCGGAATCGCGGCTGTTTATCTCGACGGGGCTGATCGGCTCGTTTACCACCTTTTCCGCTTTCTCAGGCGACTGGTTTCATCACTTAAATCAATCACTCATGCAAGGGCTGGCATTTGCCATCTGTATAACTGCCGCATCAGTTGCAGCTGCCGCTCTTGGGTTGTGGATCGGCAGAAAGGGTGGTCCCGTATGA
- a CDS encoding fluoride efflux transporter FluC yields the protein MISIAAGGFLGAIARYLFYLFVESKAWQPKVATWLVNSMGSLALGIFMGNGQLSVFWITGFLGAFTTFSTLALDVVKDLEDGKWRSGLAYAAATLFSGIVLFSIGYTVV from the coding sequence ATGATCAGCATTGCAGCCGGCGGGTTTCTTGGCGCTATTGCACGTTACTTATTTTACCTTTTTGTTGAAAGCAAAGCGTGGCAGCCGAAAGTGGCAACATGGCTCGTCAACAGTATGGGGTCGCTGGCGCTCGGCATTTTTATGGGAAACGGGCAGCTGTCGGTTTTCTGGATTACGGGCTTTTTAGGGGCTTTCACCACATTTTCCACCTTGGCGCTTGATGTAGTGAAAGATTTGGAAGACGGCAAGTGGCGGAGTGGCTTAGCGTATGCTGCAGCCACTTTGTTTAGTGGAATCGTTCTTTTCAGCATCGGCTATACAGTAGTTTAA
- the murB gene encoding UDP-N-acetylmuramate dehydrogenase has translation MTKERWLEDLCRFLPEQQVKIDEPLHLHTLTRMGGPADIFVTPITEDETAETVKYAYENNIPLLLLGNGSNMVVRDGGVRGIVLNLKSLQAIRVDGESVYAQGGANIKEVSKVAAKRRLTGLEFACGIPGSIGGALAMNAGAYGGEIKDVIRQATVLTREGEKLVLSKDDLALSYRKSVITKKGYYVLSAEFDLEFGKQSVIDAKMSDLTYQRESKQPLEFPSAGSVFKRPPGNFAGKLIQESGLQGKGFGGAEVSTKHAGFIVNKNNATANDYIQTIEMVKAAVREKFGIDLELEVKIVGEDLA, from the coding sequence ATGACGAAAGAAAGATGGCTAGAAGATTTATGCCGCTTTTTGCCTGAACAACAGGTGAAAATCGACGAGCCGCTACACCTGCATACTTTAACAAGAATGGGTGGGCCTGCTGATATTTTTGTAACTCCGATAACTGAAGATGAAACTGCTGAGACAGTTAAATATGCATATGAAAACAACATTCCTCTTTTACTTCTTGGAAATGGATCGAATATGGTCGTTCGTGATGGAGGCGTCCGGGGAATTGTCCTTAACTTGAAAAGCCTTCAGGCTATACGCGTTGATGGCGAAAGTGTTTATGCCCAAGGCGGGGCAAATATAAAAGAAGTATCGAAGGTGGCTGCCAAGCGCCGGCTTACGGGATTGGAGTTTGCCTGCGGTATTCCAGGTTCTATCGGCGGCGCACTGGCGATGAACGCCGGCGCATACGGCGGGGAGATCAAAGATGTAATCCGCCAAGCGACTGTATTGACCCGGGAAGGCGAGAAGCTCGTTTTATCTAAAGACGATTTAGCTTTAAGCTACCGTAAAAGTGTCATTACAAAAAAAGGCTATTATGTTTTGTCTGCAGAATTTGATTTGGAGTTCGGCAAGCAAAGCGTGATCGATGCGAAAATGAGCGACTTAACATACCAGAGAGAATCCAAGCAGCCTTTGGAATTCCCATCGGCAGGCAGCGTGTTCAAGCGTCCGCCAGGAAATTTTGCCGGCAAGCTGATTCAAGAAAGCGGACTTCAAGGCAAAGGGTTCGGCGGAGCGGAAGTTTCCACGAAGCATGCAGGATTTATTGTCAATAAAAACAATGCAACTGCAAACGACTATATTCAAACGATTGAAATGGTCAAAGCGGCCGTTCGTGAGAAATTCGGCATTGACTTGGAACTAGAAGTGAAAATTGTCGGAGAAGATTTAGCATAA
- a CDS encoding penicillin acylase family protein, translating to MPKKERKESKLKWFLGILGVLLTLAVAALIFVNVFINKSNPEIEGETAVSILENQVTVTRDDIGVPHIKAETDADLYRAQGYVQAQDRMFQMDLSRRQASGRLAEVVGEAAVDTDKFFRTFSLRDAAEKSWDGYDDEAQQVLEWYAEGVNAYIKEAKAEGTLSFEFSLLGYEPEEWSPTDSLTIGKFMAYDLGGNWSTLAIRHWALNEFPEDKARELFIRYPEDAPSIIEANLKQPVKVAGEFDGSVIPPEFNGSNNWVVSGDKTESGKPLLADDPHLGLSTPSIWYQMHLESPEQNVSGVIFAGVPGIILGHNEDIAWGVTNVGPDVQDLYIETPNPEDPHQFKYEGKWEEAEVRSEPIRIKDGKTEEFEVVVTRHGPIISNVLYDEEDPEALFSMQWTALEPTLELQAVLGFNKASDWTEFETALEDFQAPAQNFVFASTDGTIAYKANGRIPIRKKGDGQLPVPGDSADYGWEGYVPFDELPRVVNPENGFIATANNEVVDESYKYHITDFWAQPYRYERIAEVLEASDNLTKEDMMALQMDQKNLYAAEFVDSMISVVRNETEDFDEVLDILEQWDQVDSPEQAAPLIFHKWMKQLPVSLLANEFPEDVFKMLPGKNHITDQMMRDSFAGNEGVWVSEYGGIGKWLTDALAESLAQSEKEFGSDYKDWKWGEDHQLTFPHPLAGASPVFERFLNPAPVPIGGSNITVQAAAFDTEGNVDHGASWRFVADLSDLSSAYHIVGPGQSGHMKSDYFHNQVDDWAEGNYHETAIDGEAKGSTLILSPE from the coding sequence GTGCCGAAAAAAGAGAGAAAAGAGTCTAAGCTGAAATGGTTTTTAGGAATACTTGGTGTGTTGTTGACGCTCGCTGTTGCTGCACTTATTTTTGTAAACGTTTTCATTAATAAATCAAATCCGGAAATTGAAGGAGAAACGGCAGTTAGCATACTGGAAAACCAAGTAACTGTTACAAGGGACGATATCGGTGTACCACACATCAAAGCTGAAACGGATGCGGACTTATACCGTGCACAAGGTTATGTGCAAGCGCAAGACCGTATGTTTCAAATGGACTTGTCCCGCAGGCAGGCAAGCGGACGTTTAGCGGAAGTAGTCGGTGAGGCGGCAGTCGATACCGATAAGTTTTTCCGGACGTTTAGTTTAAGAGATGCCGCTGAAAAATCGTGGGACGGCTACGACGATGAAGCACAACAAGTGCTCGAGTGGTATGCGGAAGGTGTCAATGCGTACATAAAAGAAGCGAAAGCGGAAGGAACGCTGAGCTTCGAATTTTCGCTGCTTGGCTATGAGCCGGAAGAATGGTCGCCGACCGACTCTTTAACCATCGGCAAATTTATGGCATATGACCTTGGAGGCAATTGGTCGACGCTCGCCATACGCCACTGGGCACTCAATGAGTTTCCCGAAGACAAGGCGCGCGAATTATTCATCCGCTACCCAGAAGATGCTCCATCGATCATTGAAGCAAACCTCAAACAGCCGGTAAAAGTGGCTGGAGAGTTCGATGGTTCCGTCATTCCGCCTGAATTTAACGGCAGCAACAACTGGGTCGTGTCAGGAGACAAAACCGAAAGCGGGAAGCCGCTATTGGCAGATGATCCGCATCTTGGACTCAGTACGCCGTCCATCTGGTACCAAATGCATTTGGAATCGCCAGAGCAAAACGTCAGCGGCGTCATTTTTGCTGGAGTGCCTGGCATCATCCTCGGGCATAATGAGGACATTGCCTGGGGCGTGACGAACGTCGGACCGGATGTGCAGGATTTGTATATCGAAACACCGAACCCGGAAGACCCGCACCAATTTAAATACGAAGGCAAGTGGGAAGAAGCGGAAGTCCGCAGCGAACCGATTCGAATAAAAGATGGCAAGACGGAAGAGTTTGAAGTGGTCGTGACGCGCCATGGCCCGATTATTTCCAATGTGCTGTATGACGAAGAAGACCCGGAAGCCTTGTTCTCGATGCAATGGACGGCTCTAGAACCGACCTTGGAGTTGCAAGCGGTACTCGGCTTTAACAAAGCTTCCGATTGGACCGAGTTTGAAACAGCGTTAGAAGATTTCCAGGCACCGGCACAAAACTTCGTATTTGCGTCCACTGACGGCACCATTGCTTATAAAGCGAATGGCCGGATTCCAATCCGCAAAAAAGGAGACGGACAATTGCCGGTTCCAGGCGATTCGGCAGATTATGGCTGGGAAGGCTATGTGCCGTTTGACGAACTGCCGCGCGTCGTCAATCCTGAAAACGGCTTTATTGCCACAGCGAATAACGAAGTGGTGGACGAATCGTATAAATACCACATTACCGATTTTTGGGCCCAGCCCTACCGGTATGAACGGATAGCGGAAGTGCTCGAGGCTTCGGACAACTTAACGAAAGAAGATATGATGGCTTTGCAGATGGATCAGAAGAACTTGTATGCGGCTGAATTTGTAGACAGCATGATTAGCGTTGTACGCAATGAGACGGAGGACTTTGACGAGGTTCTTGATATTCTCGAACAATGGGATCAGGTGGACAGCCCCGAACAAGCGGCCCCGCTCATTTTCCATAAGTGGATGAAGCAGTTGCCTGTATCGCTTTTAGCCAATGAATTTCCGGAAGATGTTTTTAAAATGCTGCCGGGGAAAAATCACATTACGGATCAAATGATGCGGGATAGTTTTGCAGGCAATGAAGGCGTATGGGTTTCAGAATATGGCGGAATTGGAAAGTGGCTTACGGACGCACTTGCCGAAAGCTTAGCCCAATCTGAAAAAGAGTTCGGCAGTGATTATAAAGACTGGAAATGGGGCGAGGACCACCAATTGACGTTTCCGCATCCTTTAGCTGGTGCGTCACCAGTTTTCGAACGGTTTTTAAATCCGGCGCCAGTCCCAATTGGCGGTTCAAATATTACCGTTCAAGCGGCTGCTTTTGACACGGAAGGCAATGTCGACCACGGGGCGTCTTGGCGGTTTGTCGCTGATTTAAGCGATTTGTCCAGTGCTTATCACATTGTCGGTCCCGGACAAAGCGGCCATATGAAATCGGACTATTTCCACAACCAAGTAGATGACTGGGCAGAAGGGAACTATCATGAAACAGCGATCGATGGAGAAGCGAAAGGGTCAACGTTAATCTTATCGCCGGAGTAA